DNA sequence from the Desulfobulbaceae bacterium genome:
ATGCTTGGCGTGTACGTGTCATTGTTTTTTTTGCCTCTGAGTATTTTTTATTGGTATCAGGATATTAGGCTTTGGATAATTTTAGTGTTTAGTAACGTTTTTTTGTTGAGTCATTCTTTGGTCGTGGCAAATATTGGCACTTTGTATCGTTATCGTTATCCGTATCTAATGGCTCTTGTAACTATCGGTGTTGCTGCTATGATGAAGTTTATTTTTCAGAGAAAGATTGCTAATGAAGGTGTTGCCTTCGACGGTAGCGGATAAAACATTACATAATATTACCTGATTAGCGCTAATCTTCCGCACCGCATGTAGTCGGACACCATATGTCTCAGGTGCTGTGATAATCTTCATGAAACCAAGGAGGTTATCATGAAGATGAATCGAATTCAGTTTCAAAAAGGTTTAAGCTTGAATCAGTTTTTTGCTACGTATGGAAAAGAGCAGCAGTGTGAATCGGCCCTTGAATCTGCCCGTTGGCCCCAAGGGTTTATTTGCCCCAAATGCAGTAGTAACAATTACGGCATCTACCGTAGAGGTCAGAGGGTTAAGGTCTTCCAGTGCAAAGCCTGCCGAGGGCAGACAACGCTGACAGAAGGAACCATTTTCCATTCGTCAAAACTACCATTAACCACGTGGTTTCAGGCGATGTTTTTCCAGACCCAAAACAAGAATAATATCTCTATCTTGGAATTCAGTCGCCTCATTGGTGTCAGTTACCGAACAGCGTGGAGAACAAAACACAAACTCATGGAGGTCATGTTTGAGCACGAACAAACCACCAAACTGTCGGAGCGCATTGAGATCGATGATGCCTACCTTGGCGGCGAATTGCCCGGCGGTAAGGTAGGCCGAGGATCCGAGAACAAAGTTCCGTTCATCGCAGCAGTGCAAACCAACCTCCAAGGCCACCCACTCTACGCTGTCTTTACAACCGTGAAAAGTTTTTGTAAAGAAGAGGTCGAATTATGGGCAAAACGCTCTCTAAGGCCATCATCTCTGGTGGTCTCAGATGGACTTTGGTGTTTTCAGGCTGTGGAAGCAGCAGGTTGCTTCCATCAGCGGGAAGTCGTTGGCAAAGATCGTAAAAGTACAAGCATGGGCTGTTTCCGATGGGTTAATACAATCCTCGGCAACCTGAAAAATTCCATAACCGGAACGTACCATGCGTTTGACTTTGAAAAATATGCTCATCGCTATCTTGGCGAGTTTCAGTACCGCTTTAACCGACGGTTTGATCTCGCTGGTATGTTTACGCGCCTCGTGTTCGCCACGGCCAGATCCGCGAAGGTTTCTGAGCATAAATTACGCATTGCGGAAGATTAGAGCTAATCAGGTAATATTATCTGATTTTATATTTTTTGAAGGAGCTAGGTTGTGGGGAGCATGAATTCTGATTTGATATCAGATGGGGCATTATAAAACCTAATTTACATAGTTGGAACAGTATGAGGTGGGGCAAACAACATTTCTAGGCAGTTGCTCCATTCAATCTTAGATTAGATACTCAACTTTCGGGGTTGATGTAACTTGTTGATTTTACGCAGT
Encoded proteins:
- a CDS encoding IS1595 family transposase translates to MKMNRIQFQKGLSLNQFFATYGKEQQCESALESARWPQGFICPKCSSNNYGIYRRGQRVKVFQCKACRGQTTLTEGTIFHSSKLPLTTWFQAMFFQTQNKNNISILEFSRLIGVSYRTAWRTKHKLMEVMFEHEQTTKLSERIEIDDAYLGGELPGGKVGRGSENKVPFIAAVQTNLQGHPLYAVFTTVKSFCKEEVELWAKRSLRPSSLVVSDGLWCFQAVEAAGCFHQREVVGKDRKSTSMGCFRWVNTILGNLKNSITGTYHAFDFEKYAHRYLGEFQYRFNRRFDLAGMFTRLVFATARSAKVSEHKLRIAED